The following are encoded together in the Bacteroidales bacterium MB20-C3-3 genome:
- a CDS encoding bifunctional oligoribonuclease/PAP phosphatase NrnA has protein sequence MKGYLKRNSAAYFHNAVKNAKSIAILTHTNPDGDALGSVTALKWYLAALGINSRIVVPNPYPKNLKFLDRDGDVIIHSWRREAAERTVINADLIIALDFNQLKRIDDLEPLVRESAAKKILVDHHPLPEKEAFDFVISNTEVSSTCELLFWLIREIEEGSIERVPEIAAQSLYVGMMTDTNNFSNSVDAGTFLMSYELLQRGVDKETLQLKVFAGFSEERMRLMGHSLLNKMKLLPEYGAGYIVLTKDELDEFQFAEGDTEGFVNLPLNIYGITISALFTEKDEHIRVSLRSSDNFSVNRFSRNYFNGGGHERAAGGRLFIPVSEVGEYFEESLRKELEAD, from the coding sequence ATGAAGGGCTATTTGAAAAGGAATTCTGCAGCGTATTTCCATAATGCTGTAAAAAATGCGAAATCTATCGCCATACTTACTCACACAAATCCGGATGGTGATGCTCTCGGCTCGGTGACTGCCCTCAAGTGGTATTTAGCCGCTTTGGGTATCAACTCCAGGATAGTTGTTCCCAATCCCTACCCAAAAAATCTAAAATTTCTTGATAGGGATGGTGATGTAATTATCCACTCCTGGAGAAGAGAGGCTGCGGAGAGAACCGTTATAAATGCTGATCTTATAATTGCTCTTGATTTTAATCAGCTTAAGAGAATTGATGATCTGGAGCCCCTGGTAAGGGAATCTGCTGCAAAAAAGATTCTGGTGGATCATCATCCACTTCCAGAGAAAGAGGCATTTGATTTTGTAATTTCCAACACAGAGGTATCTTCTACTTGTGAATTACTTTTCTGGCTTATCAGAGAGATTGAGGAGGGATCCATTGAGAGAGTACCTGAGATTGCGGCACAATCGTTGTATGTGGGAATGATGACTGATACTAACAATTTCTCTAATTCTGTGGATGCCGGAACATTCCTGATGTCTTATGAACTGCTTCAGCGGGGAGTTGATAAAGAGACTTTGCAACTGAAGGTGTTTGCCGGTTTTTCTGAAGAGAGGATGAGACTTATGGGCCATTCGCTGCTAAATAAGATGAAATTGTTACCTGAATATGGTGCCGGATATATTGTTCTTACCAAGGATGAACTAGATGAGTTCCAGTTTGCAGAGGGAGATACAGAGGGTTTTGTTAATTTGCCGCTAAACATATATGGTATAACAATCTCCGCTCTCTTTACTGAAAAAGATGAACATATAAGGGTCTCTCTGAGGTCATCAGATAATTTCTCTGTGAACCGGTTCTCCAGAAATTATTTCAACGGAGGGGGGCACGAGAGGGCAGCCGGGGGGAGATTATTTATTCCTGTCAGTGAAGTGGGCGAATATTTTGAAGAATCGCTAAGAAAGGAGTTAGAGGCAGATTAA
- a CDS encoding SAM-dependent chlorinase/fluorinase, protein MTIVTLTSDWNKNDYYLGALRGRLASVSSKINLLEITNSIPSFDVLQETFILKSTYTHFPHNSIHLMGVMSEPLPDSQMVIVYANNHYFIGINDGRFSQLFENPPSIAFAINVEESFSTFTAVSLFAKGVKTILENSFEANTKACDLKKESLARVAYDENTITGKVLYIDSFGNAISNIEKSTFDRVHKARAFTIYVQGPHIKIRSISRGYYQGNPGGIMALFNSLGFLEIAVYMDSLAKLESIVPGAEIRIKFDNEQGK, encoded by the coding sequence ATGACAATTGTTACATTAACAAGTGATTGGAATAAAAATGACTACTATCTGGGTGCTCTCAGGGGCAGGCTGGCTTCTGTCTCGTCAAAAATTAATCTGCTCGAGATAACAAATTCCATTCCAAGTTTTGATGTTTTGCAGGAAACTTTCATTTTAAAAAGCACATATACCCATTTCCCCCATAATTCAATTCACCTTATGGGTGTGATGAGTGAACCTTTGCCGGATAGTCAGATGGTGATTGTTTACGCGAATAATCACTACTTTATTGGTATTAATGATGGTAGATTCTCTCAGTTGTTTGAAAATCCTCCTTCAATTGCATTTGCAATTAATGTTGAAGAGTCTTTTTCAACTTTTACTGCAGTCTCTCTGTTTGCAAAGGGGGTGAAAACTATTCTTGAAAACTCTTTTGAGGCAAATACAAAGGCTTGTGATCTTAAGAAAGAGTCTCTTGCAAGAGTTGCATACGATGAGAATACAATTACCGGAAAGGTATTATATATTGATTCTTTTGGGAATGCGATAAGTAATATTGAGAAGAGTACATTTGACAGGGTTCACAAGGCAAGGGCCTTTACAATTTATGTTCAGGGGCCGCATATTAAGATCAGAAGTATATCAAGGGGGTATTACCAGGGAAATCCCGGAGGTATTATGGCCCTGTTTAACTCTTTGGGCTTTCTGGAGATAGCAGTTTATATGGACTCCCTGGCAAAACTTGAGAGTATTGTCCCCGGGGCAGAAATTAGAATAAAATTTGATAATGAGCAGGGAAAATGA
- the mazG gene encoding nucleoside triphosphate pyrophosphohydrolase, which produces MIMSRENEIKAFVRLLDVMDELRERCPWDMKQTMESLRPLTIEETYELSDSILEKDYKGVSKELGDLMLHMVFYAKIGKEKGLFDIADVMNLICEKLIFRHPHVFGNVEVSGAGEVIQNWEQLKRREKDGNKTILSGVPASLPSLVKAYRIQDKVRAVGFDWANREDVWSKVKEEISEFEAEAVSSRSIEGEERGEMEKEFGDLLFSLVNAARLYDINPDTALEMTNMKFIKRFGYLERWAVENGQNIKEMALEEMDRVWEESKKIVG; this is translated from the coding sequence TTGATAATGAGCAGGGAAAATGAGATTAAGGCTTTCGTCCGCCTTCTTGATGTTATGGACGAATTGAGAGAGAGATGTCCTTGGGACATGAAACAGACAATGGAGAGCCTGAGACCACTGACTATAGAGGAGACTTATGAACTTAGTGATTCCATTCTGGAAAAAGATTATAAAGGGGTTAGCAAAGAGTTGGGAGATCTGATGCTTCATATGGTTTTCTATGCGAAAATCGGTAAGGAGAAGGGGCTTTTTGACATTGCAGATGTAATGAATTTGATTTGTGAGAAGCTGATTTTCCGTCATCCTCATGTTTTTGGCAATGTTGAAGTCAGCGGAGCCGGAGAGGTGATTCAGAACTGGGAACAGCTTAAAAGGAGAGAGAAGGATGGAAACAAAACCATCCTCTCCGGTGTGCCTGCCTCGCTTCCCTCTCTTGTAAAGGCTTACAGGATCCAGGATAAAGTGAGAGCAGTAGGTTTTGACTGGGCAAACAGAGAGGATGTCTGGAGTAAGGTAAAAGAGGAGATATCTGAGTTTGAGGCCGAGGCTGTCAGCTCCAGGAGTATTGAAGGAGAGGAGAGAGGTGAAATGGAAAAAGAGTTTGGAGATCTTCTATTTTCTCTTGTCAACGCTGCCAGGCTTTATGATATTAATCCGGACACTGCTTTGGAGATGACTAATATGAAATTTATTAAAAGGTTTGGATATTTAGAGAGATGGGCTGTGGAGAATGGGCAGAATATCAAGGAGATGGCGCTAGAAGAGATGGACAGGGTTTGGGAAGAGTCAAAAAAGATTGTGGGATAA
- a CDS encoding acetyl-CoA hydrolase/transferase C-terminal domain-containing protein, translating into MHTNFKFISADEAVKVVKSGDHIHLSSVASAPKVLIDALIRRGDAGELKDVRIHHLHTEGEAPYTEQKYEGVFFHQAFFVGANVRKSVQAGYSDYIPVFLSETQKLYRSGTLPINVAMIQVSSPDKHGFVSLGTSVDATLAAIECADYVIAVVNKNVPRAWGDAMIPLSMINFFVEDNTPLEEAHFSTPDEIETAIGKHCANLIEDGACLQMGIGAIPNAVLAQLGNHKNLGIHTEMFADGVLPLVEKGVINGANKSIDKGKMVATFLMGSQKCYDFIDDNPMVLMQDVAYTNDPFIIAKNAKVTAINSALQIDLTGQVCADSIGTKFYSGVGGQVDFIYGASLSQGGKAMIAMPSVTNKGQSKISPTLTLGGGVVTTRNHIHWFVTEYGAVNLYGKSLQERARLIISVAHPDHREELDRAAFERFGPHFHFIG; encoded by the coding sequence ATGCACACTAATTTCAAATTTATCAGCGCCGACGAAGCAGTAAAGGTAGTGAAATCAGGAGATCACATTCATCTGAGCAGCGTGGCAAGCGCCCCAAAAGTTCTTATAGATGCACTCATCAGAAGAGGAGACGCAGGAGAACTTAAAGATGTAAGAATACACCACCTGCATACAGAGGGTGAGGCTCCCTACACAGAACAAAAATACGAGGGAGTATTTTTCCATCAGGCCTTTTTCGTAGGAGCCAATGTAAGGAAGAGCGTTCAGGCCGGATACTCGGATTATATTCCTGTATTCCTCAGTGAGACACAAAAACTTTACAGAAGCGGAACCCTTCCAATTAATGTAGCAATGATTCAGGTATCATCACCTGACAAACACGGATTTGTATCACTTGGAACATCTGTAGACGCAACACTTGCTGCAATAGAATGTGCAGACTATGTTATTGCAGTTGTAAACAAGAATGTGCCAAGAGCCTGGGGCGATGCAATGATTCCTTTAAGCATGATCAACTTCTTTGTAGAGGATAACACTCCACTTGAGGAGGCTCACTTCTCCACACCGGATGAGATTGAGACAGCTATAGGAAAGCACTGCGCAAACCTGATTGAAGACGGAGCCTGTCTGCAAATGGGTATCGGAGCAATCCCCAATGCAGTACTCGCACAACTCGGAAATCACAAAAATCTGGGTATCCATACAGAGATGTTTGCAGACGGTGTCCTCCCTCTTGTAGAGAAAGGGGTAATTAATGGAGCAAACAAATCAATAGACAAAGGCAAAATGGTTGCAACCTTCCTTATGGGATCACAGAAATGCTACGATTTTATTGATGATAATCCAATGGTACTTATGCAAGATGTTGCATACACAAATGACCCATTCATCATTGCCAAAAATGCAAAAGTTACAGCAATAAACTCTGCACTTCAAATTGACCTTACAGGTCAGGTTTGCGCAGACTCAATAGGAACAAAATTCTATTCAGGAGTAGGTGGTCAGGTTGATTTTATTTATGGTGCCTCATTGTCACAAGGAGGAAAAGCGATGATTGCCATGCCTTCAGTTACAAACAAGGGACAAAGCAAAATCTCCCCAACTCTTACACTTGGTGGAGGCGTTGTTACTACAAGAAACCACATCCACTGGTTTGTTACGGAATATGGAGCTGTGAACCTTTATGGCAAATCACTTCAGGAGAGAGCAAGGCTGATTATATCAGTTGCCCATCCTGACCACCGCGAAGAGCTTGACAGAGCAGCATTCGAGAGATTCGGCCCTCACTTCCACTTTATTGGATAG
- a CDS encoding RsmD family RNA methyltransferase, with protein MRIIAGDLRGTQFIPPKGYKARPTTDFAKEGLFNILVNQYDFENIAVLDLFSGTGSISFEFSSRGCKDITAVDMNPLHYSFIKNTASKLGLTGMQVLRNNVFDFLNICRKDFDIVFADPPYDISGLEGIPDKILSYPIFKEGGILIFEHPASFNFKSNARFIKEKKYGNVHFSFFSNKIENKTE; from the coding sequence ATGAGAATAATAGCTGGAGATCTAAGGGGAACGCAGTTCATACCCCCAAAAGGATATAAGGCAAGACCCACAACAGACTTTGCAAAAGAGGGTCTTTTCAATATTCTTGTAAATCAGTATGACTTTGAAAATATCGCCGTTCTTGATCTTTTCTCCGGAACAGGCAGTATCTCATTTGAATTTTCATCAAGAGGGTGCAAAGACATTACTGCAGTAGATATGAATCCTCTCCACTACTCATTTATTAAAAATACAGCATCCAAGCTTGGATTGACAGGAATGCAGGTTCTCAGAAATAATGTTTTTGATTTCCTTAATATCTGCAGAAAAGATTTTGATATAGTTTTTGCCGATCCCCCATATGATATATCGGGACTGGAGGGTATTCCAGATAAGATTCTCTCTTATCCTATATTTAAAGAGGGGGGAATCCTTATTTTTGAACATCCTGCCTCTTTTAACTTCAAGTCTAATGCTCGCTTTATCAAGGAGAAAAAATATGGTAATGTACACTTCTCATTTTTTTCTAATAAAATTGAGAATAAAACAGAGTAA
- a CDS encoding DUF3822 family protein, with amino-acid sequence MPVIVNKQLELDKTIQYRLSIQADLNGFSFSIVNDEHKRCHFLYQSDFAYIEDPDTYNVAIYKMVKSFPLLSKKFASTDVIINTHKFTSIPISNFRNEDAGLILGQLHFLEELDEVDTIIEESQELALLFAVNSTLLNTIKKIQPEFKVVPSVYPFIKNAKFFPDNNKLFAQYHKGHVHIVITSGTKMIFCNSFPALQFNTALYFMILSLQQSGIKQEEASVILSGNIREEDVNSLVKYFPKVKYFRHPSILLGGANLEMKYASMMFPL; translated from the coding sequence ATGCCTGTAATTGTCAATAAACAGCTTGAGCTGGACAAGACAATTCAATACAGACTATCCATTCAAGCTGACTTGAATGGATTTTCTTTTTCAATTGTCAACGACGAGCATAAGAGATGTCATTTTCTCTACCAGTCTGACTTTGCCTACATTGAGGACCCTGACACCTACAATGTGGCAATTTACAAGATGGTTAAATCTTTTCCGCTCCTCTCAAAGAAGTTTGCCTCAACAGATGTTATAATCAACACCCACAAATTCACATCAATTCCAATAAGCAATTTCAGGAATGAAGATGCCGGACTTATACTTGGACAGCTCCATTTTCTGGAGGAGCTTGATGAGGTGGACACTATTATTGAAGAGAGTCAGGAGCTGGCCCTGCTGTTTGCTGTAAACAGCACGCTGCTCAACACAATTAAGAAAATCCAGCCGGAGTTTAAGGTTGTCCCATCTGTTTATCCTTTTATTAAAAACGCAAAATTTTTTCCTGATAATAACAAGCTGTTTGCCCAGTATCACAAAGGTCATGTTCATATTGTAATTACAAGTGGCACTAAAATGATATTCTGTAACTCATTTCCTGCACTGCAATTCAATACTGCCCTCTATTTTATGATACTTTCCCTTCAGCAATCAGGAATAAAGCAGGAGGAGGCATCTGTAATTTTGTCCGGAAACATAAGAGAGGAGGATGTAAACAGCCTTGTGAAATACTTCCCTAAAGTAAAATATTTCAGACATCCATCAATACTACTTGGCGGAGCCAATCTGGAGATGAAGTACGCATCAATGATGTTTCCGCTATGA
- a CDS encoding fusion protein: MSTVFLLGANKSIDRSKQVVEVNEIIQMEGYSYDRYVVYDIVKNDWGLHYKLVNLRTKDYQTADIIRPLKEKFGIGYYYDSENPQYMDSFEVAILLQEAQQKKKAEQEEAEKEKVRVEEVKKIGRLRMIAIFPENAQAVIVARLKQNESDSQTDYYASSVQRTVILGFSTHKRDIFSEMRKHAPNFEETAYLAEFNEDYEHREKYSMGDGYYLGESKYSGWIIEKTPIYKRENTIEEFAYTAGNEDNIHISKPNSTPPSNPTGAGKNGCTLVEYSTKAVAVFGDTKSIKDELRAMGGRFNARLTFNGKKLAGWIFSKSQEQQLACYFGLD; this comes from the coding sequence ATGAGTACAGTATTTTTATTAGGTGCAAACAAGAGCATAGACAGAAGTAAACAGGTAGTTGAAGTAAACGAAATCATCCAAATGGAGGGTTACAGTTATGACAGATATGTAGTGTACGACATTGTTAAAAATGATTGGGGACTGCATTACAAGTTGGTTAATCTTCGCACAAAGGACTATCAGACAGCCGACATTATCAGACCATTGAAAGAAAAATTCGGTATCGGTTACTACTACGACAGCGAAAATCCTCAATATATGGACAGCTTCGAGGTGGCAATACTTCTTCAGGAAGCACAGCAAAAGAAGAAAGCGGAGCAGGAAGAAGCCGAAAAAGAAAAAGTACGGGTAGAGGAAGTTAAGAAAATCGGACGTTTACGCATGATTGCCATTTTTCCCGAAAACGCTCAGGCGGTTATCGTGGCTCGATTGAAACAAAATGAAAGCGACAGCCAAACAGACTATTACGCAAGTAGCGTACAACGTACCGTTATTTTAGGCTTTTCAACCCACAAAAGGGACATCTTTTCCGAAATGCGTAAACACGCGCCCAACTTTGAGGAAACCGCCTATTTAGCCGAATTTAACGAGGATTACGAGCATCGGGAAAAGTACAGCATGGGAGACGGCTACTACTTAGGCGAAAGTAAGTACAGCGGTTGGATCATCGAAAAAACGCCTATTTACAAAAGGGAAAATACAATAGAAGAATTTGCCTATACCGCAGGGAATGAAGATAACATACATATCAGCAAACCAAATTCAACACCCCCAAGCAACCCAACAGGAGCAGGAAAAAACGGCTGTACATTGGTGGAATATTCAACAAAAGCGGTAGCGGTATTTGGAGATACCAAGAGTATCAAAGACGAACTTCGGGCGATGGGCGGACGGTTTAACGCCCGACTGACCTTTAACGGTAAAAAACTGGCGGGTTGGATATTTTCTAAATCACAGGAACAGCAGTTAGCCTGTTATTTCGGACTGGATTAA
- a CDS encoding ORF6N domain-containing protein, whose protein sequence is MELQIIQNKIYDIRGMRVMLDYDLAKLYETETRALKQAVKRNIHRFPEPDFMFELTREESDAAIKLGVSQNVIPPGYNVGSSLIMAFPELGVAMLSSVLKSKKAIQVNISIMRAFVALRQYALGYADINRKLEDFMIETNMQFSDIYQALTELASQKELENKPRKRIGFNVKQDEE, encoded by the coding sequence ATGGAATTACAAATCATTCAAAATAAGATATACGATATCAGAGGTATGCGTGTCATGCTTGATTATGACCTTGCAAAGTTGTATGAAACCGAAACAAGGGCATTGAAACAAGCCGTTAAACGCAATATTCACAGGTTTCCGGAGCCTGACTTTATGTTTGAACTGACACGGGAAGAAAGCGATGCAGCAATCAAATTAGGGGTGTCACAAAATGTGATACCCCCCGGATACAACGTCGGCTCTTCATTAATAATGGCGTTCCCGGAACTCGGAGTAGCCATGCTTTCATCCGTATTGAAAAGTAAGAAAGCAATTCAAGTAAACATTTCTATAATGAGGGCTTTTGTTGCTTTACGCCAATATGCACTGGGATATGCCGACATAAATCGTAAATTGGAGGATTTTATGATAGAAACCAATATGCAGTTTAGCGATATTTACCAAGCGCTCACAGAACTGGCTTCCCAAAAGGAATTAGAGAATAAACCCCGCAAACGTATAGGCTTTAATGTTAAACAAGATGAAGAATAA
- a CDS encoding tRNA threonylcarbamoyladenosine dehydratase, protein MEYSNKWRWQERSLLFLGEERMQKLRDSGVIVVGLGGVGAYAAEMIVRAGVGKIVIIDSDVVTHTNKNRQLLALESTMGRYKSELMGERLKDINPELDIVSINEYLTEENVETLLSPFNPDFIVDAIDTLSPKIALIKYAVSNGINLVSSMGAGAKSDATKVTVKDISKSYNCPLAYILRKKLRKEGISKGFRVVFSEELPDSDAIVPVEEQNKKSMVGTISYLPAVFGCLCAQVVLEDLLSLNEKK, encoded by the coding sequence ATGGAGTATTCAAATAAATGGAGATGGCAGGAGAGGTCTCTTCTTTTTCTGGGCGAGGAGAGGATGCAAAAATTAAGAGATTCCGGGGTGATTGTTGTAGGTCTTGGCGGAGTAGGGGCTTATGCTGCCGAGATGATTGTAAGGGCTGGAGTTGGAAAGATCGTAATTATTGATTCAGATGTTGTTACCCATACCAATAAGAACAGACAATTACTTGCACTCGAGAGTACAATGGGGCGGTATAAAAGCGAGCTGATGGGGGAGAGGCTGAAGGATATCAATCCTGAGCTTGATATTGTTTCTATTAATGAGTACTTAACAGAAGAGAATGTTGAAACACTTCTCTCTCCATTCAACCCTGATTTCATTGTAGATGCCATTGATACTTTATCACCTAAGATTGCCCTAATTAAATATGCAGTAAGTAACGGAATAAATCTGGTAAGTTCAATGGGGGCCGGAGCCAAGAGTGATGCTACAAAGGTTACTGTTAAGGATATTTCTAAGTCATACAATTGTCCTTTAGCCTATATTCTGAGAAAAAAATTGAGAAAAGAGGGTATTAGCAAAGGTTTCCGGGTTGTCTTCTCAGAGGAGCTGCCGGATAGTGACGCTATTGTTCCTGTTGAGGAGCAAAATAAAAAGTCAATGGTGGGAACTATCTCATATCTGCCCGCTGTGTTTGGGTGTCTTTGTGCCCAGGTTGTGCTTGAAGATCTGCTATCTCTTAATGAGAAAAAATGA
- a CDS encoding FKBP-type peptidyl-prolyl cis-trans isomerase, whose protein sequence is MNRYFRISVMLSLLLGAFSCAVEKEESAEDVERRVLESYIKVVHSDTLKPAASGLYTITRAKGAGTLIEDTSYVYVTYSTRDLKGNFLTTTDEQVAKRVGSYSAANYYGPYLMQTGANTVIRGVEEGMDNKRVGSDFSLIIPSWLSDYGYTGSNKSHTSPTIYDFKILRVVKNIEKFQRDSLRSFSNLYYGGIDSTELDYYFKIIKATEGDSVKVGDNLEYYYVGKLLNGFVFDTNIEDTARKYGIYSSSKTYTPLNNTVSDPENTSDDGSGNSVIKGVAKTFLNMKYGEKAVSFFSSEYGYGSQEKNFGVFQPLFFEIYVVKKN, encoded by the coding sequence ATGAATAGATATTTTAGAATTTCAGTAATGCTTAGCCTTCTCCTTGGCGCTTTTTCCTGCGCAGTAGAGAAGGAGGAGTCTGCAGAAGATGTTGAAAGAAGAGTTCTTGAGTCATATATCAAGGTGGTTCACAGTGATACTTTGAAACCAGCTGCTTCCGGATTGTACACTATTACAAGAGCAAAGGGGGCAGGTACTTTGATTGAGGATACATCGTATGTTTATGTAACATATTCTACAAGGGATCTTAAGGGTAATTTCCTGACAACAACTGACGAACAGGTGGCAAAGAGAGTCGGCTCATATTCGGCCGCAAATTACTACGGACCCTATTTGATGCAGACAGGAGCAAATACTGTTATAAGAGGTGTTGAGGAGGGTATGGATAATAAACGAGTTGGCTCTGATTTCAGCTTGATTATTCCATCCTGGTTATCTGATTATGGTTACACCGGCAGCAATAAATCTCATACTTCACCAACCATTTATGATTTTAAAATTCTCAGGGTAGTTAAAAATATTGAGAAATTTCAGCGTGACTCTTTGAGATCTTTCAGTAATCTATATTACGGAGGAATTGATTCAACAGAGTTGGATTACTATTTTAAAATTATTAAAGCCACTGAAGGAGATTCTGTTAAGGTTGGAGATAATCTTGAATATTATTATGTAGGTAAGCTTCTCAATGGTTTTGTATTTGATACCAATATTGAGGATACTGCAAGAAAGTATGGTATATACAGCTCTTCCAAAACATATACTCCTCTTAATAACACAGTTTCAGATCCGGAAAACACCTCTGATGATGGTAGTGGTAACTCTGTGATTAAAGGTGTTGCAAAAACATTTCTTAATATGAAGTACGGTGAAAAGGCCGTATCGTTTTTCTCATCTGAATATGGTTATGGTTCCCAGGAGAAGAATTTTGGGGTATTCCAGCCGCTTTTCTTTGAGATCTATGTTGTGAAGAAAAACTAA